The following is a genomic window from Vicinamibacteria bacterium.
GAACCGCTCGAGGTCGACGCCAAGCGGGAGAAAGGTCACGCCACCGTATCGTTCGCCGAGGAGGGCTGCGGCGATCGATCCGGCGGTGACGCACGCCGCGCGCGCAAGAGCTCGGGAAACGAAATAGCGGTTCAAAATACTCGTTCGCCCCCCGTAATCGATGTCCGGCATCGCGACGAGCTCACCGCCGGCAATCGTGACGATTGCGGGCCGTCGCAGCCATCGCGCCGCCTGGATGGCGAGGTAGCCGGGCTCGTCGGCCCAGAACGCATGTATCACATCGAAGGATCGGCGCAGGTGCTGGGAAAGGATGATTCGACCGGCGCGTGAAAGGAGCAGAGCTCGGGAGAGACCCTTCGATTGAGCTCCGGCCACGGGGAAGACTCGGGCGCCGTGGGCTCGATACGGCTCACGGCGATGAGGATAGCGGAGCGCCACGACGCGCACGTCGTGCCGCTCGGAGAGTGAGCGTACGAGGTTCGTGATTGCGGGAATGCACCAGTCTTCATCGCTGGCGGCGAATCCCGGGAGCACGATACCCAGGTTCATTTCTTGAGACCTTCGAGATAGAGGACGGTCACAATGCCTCCGCGAGGCGGGTCCCGTGCCACAGCGAGCGGCAGTGGCCGAAGATCCAGATGGCGGGAAGCAAAGTGACGACGGTAATGGCGAGAAACGCCAGCACCATACCCATCGATCCGAAATGCGCTCCGAGAGGAGCGAGCACGCCCACGGCGAGCAGCCCCTCCGCGAGGTACAGCGGCGTGAAAGGCTCCTTTTTGTGAGCGCGCAGATAGCTCCCCATCGCCAGCCGAAGCTGTTGCAGAACGCTCGCGGCCAGCAGGATGGCGCTCTCGCGGAGAGGAAGAAACCTCTCCGCGACCGGGGAGAGCGACCAGATCACGCCACAGAACGAAACGGCGCCCAGCGTCGAGAAGGCTATCGAACGCGTTGCGGCGCGGCGAAACTCCGCGTCCATGGCTTCGTACTCTTGCCGAGCGGCGAGGACGGCGAGCCGCGGGACTCGGGTGACGACAAATGAGAACGCCGTGGACATCAGCGCGCCCGCGACGCCAAGGGTCATCCCCATGCGGCCCGCTACCTCGGGGCCGTGGGATGCGAACAAGACCGGGGTGAAGAGGGAGAACAGCACGTAACCCCCGGCAGAGCTCACGGCGAAACGCCACTGCAGGGGCCAAACCTCTCGCCTCCAGGAGATCGAGGCCGACACGATTCCGAGATGGTCGCGAATGAAGCCGATGCCTTGGCGCCCCAGCCCGGCGAGCCCCGTGCCGAGAGACACGGCCCGTGCAATGGGGATGGCGGCGAGGCCGCTCCCTGCCAGGATCGCGATGATCGCGGCGACACGATCCGAGACCGCCTGAGCGAGGCGAACGGCATAGACCTCGTCGACGCGGTTCACTCCCTCGAGGACGGAGAAGAGCGGCGTGGTGACGAACCTTGCCCCAGTGAGCACGCACGAGAGCCACCAGATCCCTTCCCAGGCGATTGCGGTGTCGGGTGCAAATGTCCGGAAGTAGATACTTCCCGAAAGCCCCAGTCCAACTCCCACGACCGCGCCAGTTGCGAGGTACCATCGCAGCGCGATGCGCACGAGCGAAGCGAGGCGCGAGTGGGACTGGGGTTGCGCCCATTCGTGACTCGCCAACTGTTGCACGACGCCACCGAACCCGAGATCCACGAGAGTCTGAAACGTGAGAAGAGACAGGAACGTGTAGTAGAAGCCTTGCTCTTCGGGTGAGAAGACGACGCCGACGATCGCGAGAGTCACGAGGCCCGAGAGGCTCCCCCAGATGCGATTCAACATCGCGTATACCGTCGCCATCATCGGCTCTCCATCACGAGCTTCATTCCCAGCTCGGCCACGCGGGCGGGCTCGTAGCGGGTCAAGCAGCGCACGTCGCCGAACCGACACAGCTCTTCCATGCAATAACCGCACTCGAGATCGCCCGAGTCGAGGCAAATCGATCGCGCGCCGAGGGGCCGTGACCAATCGCCCCGGCTCGAGCCGAAAAGCGCGATGGTGGGAACGCCGGAGCTCCATGCCATGTGCATGAGCCCGGAGTCCTCGGATAAGACGAGATCGGCTTTGCGGACGATCGCGAACGCCTCGGAGGGAGTCGTGAGGCCGACGAGATCGAGAAGCCGACCATCGAGCTCGGCGCGCAGGGCCTCGGCTTTCCGCTTCATCGAGGGAAGCCCAAGGACGAGAAAGCTCGTGGGTCGGTCGTCGATCTTCTGCCACGCGCGGGCAAAGCGGGCGTAGCTTGCAACCGGCCAGTTTCTCGACGGAAAGGCGCCAGCGGGGTTGAGAACGATCAGTCGGTGCTCTTTTCGGAAGCCGGCTTCCGCGAGGAGGTCTCGTGCCCCTTCGTGCTTGCGGAGAACGAGATCGGCGTCGAGGCCTGCCGGACCCAGTCCCGCCGCGTCGAGAGCTTCTCGCGTCCTTTCTCCCGCGGGCCGAGGAGCCGTGGTATCGAACCGCGAGGTGCGATGCGGGCGCAGGAAGCGGGTCACCGCGCGGGAGATCTCGTTGTTCTGCAGATCGACCACGACGTCGTAGTCCCTCGATATGAGCCGGGGAAGAAGCACGCTGGTGAAGAGACATTGCAGCTTGAACTGGCGCCCTCCGGTTACGGCGTGAATCCGAGAGAACAGCTCTAGGGAACGGGGAATGGAGGCAAACTCACGGCGCGTGAGCAGATCGATCTCGAAATCAGGGTTACGCCGTTTCACGTCGTTGAGATAGGGAAGCGTGATCACGACGTCTCCCAGGGCATGAAGGCGGATCGCGAGAATGCGGCAGGATCGCGAACCGTTCGAGCGGTTCACGAAGACGGTCTCCGGATCGCCGCGGATGCTGCGCCCAGCGTCATCCAAAAAGTGAGATAGAGCGGCGTCGCCTCGAAGAGGTAGTCCAAAAGGCCGTGGACCAGCACGCCGGCGAGCGAGCAAAGGATGGCCGCGTTCAAGATCGGCAGTGGCCTCGCCAAAAGGCCGCCCAGGGCGGAGCCCATGAGAATCGCAAACGCGGCCGTGCCGAGTATTCCCGTCGTGGCGAGGAGCTCGAGATAGAGGCTGTTCGAGAAAGTCCTCGTGTCCCATTCGTCGTGACCGGCCGCGGGGCCGTAGAGCCAGCGAAAGTTGTCCGGGCCGACGCCGAGCAGGGGGCGGGAAGCAAACAGATGAAAGGCGCTCGTCCAGAGCTCGAGACGTCCGGGGCGCCAGACCGTCCGCGCCGTCTGCGGAGCCTTCTGCGAATCCGCCTTCTCGACGTCGCCCACCGTGACCGTCACCGGGGATCCGAGGCCCACCTTGTCCGAGAACCAGGTCGTGTGCTCGTGCACCATGTCCCAGACGAGAAGGTAGTTTCCTGGATTTCTCGGCGCTCGAACCGTCGAGGCGAGCAGGATCGACTCCCCCGGCGCGACCTCGCGTCCGAGCGAAGTCCGTTCGCCTTCGATCGCGACGGGCTCGATGACCTCGCCGCTTTTCCGGAACCAGCGGTAGGACAGGTGAATGGGTTTGGATCCGCCTCCCGCCCACGTGAGCTTGCCGGCGTTGATGGCCTTGACGTTCGTCTGGGTGAGCTCGGCGGGTGCGAGAGCCAGGGACTTCTCCATGGGCTCGATCCGTGCCTGGTACCAGCTTCGGTCGCCCTCGCTCGAGATTCGCCAACGGAACGTGGGATCGGAGAGGAACGCGACGACGGTGACGACGCAAAAAGCCCCGTGCAGTCGAGCGAAGAACGGTGTCGTCCGTGTTAAGGCCCAGAAGAGAAACGTTCCTGTGAGCGCGCCCAGGAGGGCACCCCGAGAGTGCGTCAGAAGCACGCCCAAATACATGACGACCGCAGCAAAGAATGACGATCGCGGTCTCGAGCGGAAAAAATAGAGAGCGAAGGGAATCGTCGCGACGAGGAAGCCTCCGAGAAGGTTCGGATAGGAGAAGGTCCCGGTGATGCGCGGCGAGCCCCCGACCTCGAACACCTGCTCGCGAAAAGCGCGCAGCCCGGGAAGAGGGTCCGGCCAGTTTGCGCGCTCGATGAGTCCGATCGTCGCGGCGAGCAAGCCGGCGATGGCGAGGGCCCCGAAGAGGATCCTGAATCGCTGGCGAACCGCGAGGGCAAGCGAAGTCGTGAAGAAAACGACGATACCCGCGAGGACGCGCAGGCTTGCCTTGAAGGGAAGGAGCCGTGGCTCATCGGCCCAAATCGTCGAGACGAGGCAAGCGGCGAGGAAAAAAACGGCGGCCGGTCCAAGAGGTACGGCCCCGCGACCTTCACGCGTGAGCGCGAGCCCGGAGCAAAGCAGGAGTCCCCCGGCGGTGAGCTCGAGCAAGCTCAGCTCGAATCCCCAGATAACTCCGAGGGGCTTCATGGGCTCGAAGGGCAGCGCGAGCGCCAGCACGGCGAGCGGAACGATGGCGCTCACGGTGTTCGCTCCGCGACGAAGACGGGGAAGCGGGCCGGAGGCGGCAGCCCTTTGACCCGGCAGTACAGGCGTCGGGCGACGCGGTGGCCACCTTCGAAGGGAGCCCGGACCTCGACACGAAACCCGGCGAGTCTCAGCAGAGACCGAAACGAGCCGAGGACGAGAAACCCGGTCGTATGGTCGATGCCGTCGATGCCGTATCGTGCGATGTGCTCGGTTCGTCGTCGCTCGACCATCCTGCGGCCCGCGGCCTCCTCCTCGTAGGTCGGCGAATCGGCCACGAGGAACAGCCCGCCGGGGCGAACTACGCGGCGAGCCTCATGAACCGCGCGTTCCAGGCAACGGGCGTAGTGAAGCGAGCCGACGTGAACCACGATATCGAACTGAGCGTCTTCCAGAGGAAGCTCTTCGAACTCGGCGCGAGCTTTCGTCAGAAGGCCTCGTAGCTCTCGCCGATCCTCGGCGTAGCGGGGCAGTGCGCCGAGGCCGTCCTCGGGGTCGAGAGAAATGTCGGTGGCGAGCACGAAGTGCCCCATCCGGGCGAGACGATACGAGAGCCATCCGTTGCCCGCACCGAGATCGAGGACGCGGAGCGAAGCATTGCCGAAGCGCGCCTCGATCTCTGCACAGAGGATGCGGTAGCTGCGAGCCCGCAGCTTCCAGATGGCTCGGTGGCGACCGGTCGTATCGTGCAGAGGAAGGCCGAGGTAATAATCAGGCGGGCCGCCCCATCCTTCCTCGTGTCGCACGGTACGGTAGGCCTCGAGAAACGGTCGAAGCTCGTACTGGCGATCGGAGCGAAGCAAAGGAAGCACCCCGTCCGCACCCTCGATCCGCCGTCCCTCGGTGGGGCAAAGAACGTCGTAGCCGGCTGCGAAGGCCGAGGCCCCGCATTCGGGACATCGAAGCTTGAAAAAGTCTTCGGTCGCTTCACACCGAGCGAGCATGATCGACCTCGGGCACCGATTCCGCCGGTGTCTCGGCGGCGGGCGCGATCCGGGCCCTTCGAATCGCGGCGATCCTCTCCCCCAACGATCGACTGTGGTCGTTGAAGTGGAGCTTGATGAGACCGGGCTCGAGCTTGACCGCGTCCGGACGGTCCGATTGTCTAACCCGTCGGCCGAGGTGCCAGCCGAGAACCCGCCAGGAAACCTGCTCGATGAGCGCTCCGAAAGGAGCCAGGGCGCATTCCCAGAAGAACGAGCCGACAGTCTCGTCTCTCGCGCATTCGTCCTGAAGACGGGGATATCCTTGCCAGAAGTTGGGGAAGAACCGTGCGCCCCACGCGTTGGCCCGGACCAAACGGATGTACTGGTCTCGTCCGAAGAGCGGCTTCATCCCCACGATCTGACTCGCGGTGAAGGGATCTCGCTCGGCGAGCTCGAGCCGATCTTCCGCTACGAAGTAGTTCAGGCACAGCGTTCTTCTCAGCCCGAGAACCTTCATCACCGCGAAGAGGTAGAGGGCCACGGTCCAGGCGCGCCCCCGAGCCGTCACCAGAAACAGATCGATGTCCCCGTCCTTGGCGTTGTCGTGCGCGCTGGCCCCGGACAAGGCGACCATTCGGACGAACGGAGCTCGGCGAACCAGTCCGATCGCGTGACGCTTGCTCTCCAGAAGGGCTCGGGTCCGGAGGCGCGCGTTGCGCCGAGTCGCGATGCTGCTCCTCTGACCTGCGAGGAAGTAGTACGGTGGCACGCGGTCGATCCGTTCCTGGAGAAGCGGGTCTTCCACCAGGAGTCGGGCCACTTCCATTTTCGAGGCCGGAACTTCGATCAAGGCGCGATGGATCTCGTCGAGCCTCATGGGAAAGTCGAACTCCGCCCCGTAGGTGATCGTGTCGAGGATGGCCCGCGCCGTGCGTGAGCCCGACACCAGGCGAGGCCGCGCTCGAACGGTCGCCCGCCCGAGCGCCTCCTGGTATACCTCGAGCGTTTCGCTCACGGTGCGCTCCCAGCTGAACGAGCGCGCCCGTGCCAGGCCGGTTCGCGCGAGCCGCTCGCGCAGACTCGCGTCCGAGAGTCCCGAGTCGATCCCCTCCGCAAGCTCGACTTCGTCGAACGGATTCACCCGAAGCGCGGCGCCCCCGGCAACCTCCGCGAGAGACGAGGTATTGGAGGTGACGACGGGAGTGCCACAGGCCATGGCCTCGACGACGGGAAATCCGAAACCTTCGTAGAGCGACGGGTAGACGAACAGCTCCGCGTGGGAGTAGAGCGCGGGAAGGTCGCTTTCGCTGGCGTAGCCGAGCCTCTTGACCCGGCTCTCCAGGCCGAGAGCCTCGATGGTGGCGATGAGCTCCGACGAATGCCAGCCCAGATCCCCTGCGAGGTAGAACCGATGATCCGGGAACCGTGTGGCGATTCTGGCGAAAGCACGGATCGTGCGAACGAGGTTCTTCCGCGGCTCGAGAGTGCCGACGTAGAGAAGGTAGGGACGCTCGACACCGTAGCGCTCCGCGAGCGACGCCGCAGTCGCCTCGCTTCGCGATGGGCGAAACTCCGGATGGGGTGCGTGGGGGATGGCTCTGATTCGCGCGCGATCGATGCCGAACAGTTGTGCCACGTCCTCTCGCGCCGACTCCGAGGGGGTGATGACATGACGGGCGCGCCGGGCGATCTCGGGCGATAGCGCCTTGGTCAGGAGGCGCTTGCGCCAGGTGTGGTGGCGTGGCATGAGCTCGAGCGTCATATCGTGCACGGTCACCACGTAAGGAACGTCGGTGAAGTAGGGTCCGAGAAAATTCGTGAAATGACAGAGATCGGGGCGAAGACGTTCGAGCACGAAAGGGAGCACGGCCTGCATCCAGACGGCGCGGACGGGAAAGCGACCCTCGAGTACGTTTCGCGTTCTCGGAAACTCCGGGAGATCGAGCTCTCGGTTCGAGAGGACAAGAACCTCGTCGACTGGATTGGCTTCGCCTCCCACCTGCGTCAGCCGTTCCAGGAGGCGCTCGGTGTAATAGCCCACGCCGGTCTTGTTGCCCCGAATGGTCGTGGCGTCGAATGCTAGGAGCACGACGAGAGCTCCTGTGTCTCGAGGGTGTTTGGCTTTGCCGGGAAGAGAACGAGGTCCGCCATCAGGCTCGAACTGACGATGGTCAAGCTGAGCTCGGCGATGAGCACCGCGATCGCCGCTCCCGTGGCGCCGTACGAGGGAACCAACATCACATCGAACGCCACTCCCACAGCGAGACGCACGGCGATGGCGGCGACGAGTCGCCTCATTCGATGCGCCGCGATGAGGACGTGCGTCGTCGAGGCGTTGACGAACACCGCGAGAAGCGTGATGCCGAGGTAGACGAGAGGGTTCGCCGCCTCTCGGAACCCCTCGCCATAGAAGGCAACGGTGAGAGTCTCCGCGAACAACGTGAAGGCCACGACAATTGGTAAGGCGAGTGCAAGGGACCACGCGAGAAGCAGACGCGCGAGCGAGGCGAAGTCGCTCCGGCCGAATCGCGAGGCGAGCAGCGGAAACGTCCCCGCGGCAAGCCCGCCGGACACCACGAACGTCGCCTCGAACAGCCGAAAGGCAGCCTGGAAGACACCCGCTTCGTAACTGCCCCGCAGGGCGGAAACGATGAAGAGGTCGGCCCGCAGGTAAACGAGAGTGATCACACCGGTCGTTGCGAGCGGCACGGCTTCTCGCAGCAGCGTTGCCGCGCCGGCCGTTGACGCGCGGCCCCACTCCCGGATCGTCGCCGCGGCGGCGGCAAGAGCGAGCAGAAGAACGACGAGGCTCGCGGTCGCGAGTCCGAGCGCCAGATTCTCGACGGATTCACCTCGGGTGATCGTCCACGCCGCCGCCAGGATCCAGCCCCCGCGAAGTAGAGCGAGCAAAGCCCCTTCCCGTCCCACCAGGCCGCGGCTTCTCAGAGCGACTCCGAACAGCTCCACCCAGGAGCCGAGCAATTGCGCCGCGAGAAGGAGGAGCAGGAGCCTCGAGGGGGAATAGACGAACGATCCCGCGGCCACGATCCCTGTCAGCATGAGCTTCGCGGCAACGGCACTCGCGAGGACCTTGGTTGAGGGGGAGCTCGACATCGCTCGCAGGCTGACGAGATGAAGGCCGAGGTCGGTCAACTGGGCGATCATGAACGCCCCGTACCAGTACACGGCGTAGCTTCCGAAGCCGGACGCGCCCAGACTGCGGGCGAGCAGAATCGAGAGAAGGAAACCGAACAGACGTCCCAGAACGTCCCAGGCCAGCTTGGTCGAGCCTGCAGCGAGCGCCTTTCGTGTTAGCTCGCTCACGCGGAAATCCACGAGAAGAGACGAAGCAAATCGCGTGCCTTGGACCGAGAAGCGCGAAGCGTGGGTTGGTTCCGCGTCGCAAGCGTTCCGCGCGTTACCGCGCTCGTAAGCGGATTACGTAATGAGGAAAGTCGCGAGAGCTAACGCGACTCTGCCTCGAACCCGCCTTCGCTAGAGCTTCGGCGGGACCGCCGTAGTCTTGACGGAGGCGGCCGACGAGGCGGCACTTCGTGTCCACCTTCGACCGTCGGCCTTCGAGAGCGCACTTCCGGGTTTCCCTTGCGGGACCACCTCGAGAGCGCGATGCGAGCTGCGGTCCATCGCGCGAGATTGGCGAGGCAACGCGCCAGTCGAAGGGGATGGGGCAGCCTCCGGAGCTCGCGCCGCAAGCGGAACTCGCTGTGAACGAGGCGATAGAGAGCCCGGTAGAACTCCGGCGGGTAGGTTCCAACGAACATCAGATCGAGGTCGTCACTGTGAGCCCAGTTCGACTTGACGGCAAGCTCCGCTCGAACCCGCTCGTAGAAAGGCGTTCCCGGCAGCGGGTAGCTGACCGATATGCCAATCTCGTCCGGCGCCGCGTCCCGCACGAGAGACCGGGTGCGGGCGATATCACTCCAAACCTCGCCGGGATAGCCGAACTGCAGGAAGAAGCCCACGGCCATGCCTTCGGCTCTCAGCAGACGCGTGGCGTCGACAATCTGCTCGACCGTCGTCCCCTTGTCCATCGCATCCAGGATTCGCTGCGATCCGCTCTCGGCTCCGACCCATACGCTTTCGCAGCCGGAACGTCTTAGAGCTCGCGCCACACCGTCGTCGATCAGGTCGACCCTCGCCTGGACCTTGTAGGGGGTCGCGCAGCCTCGGGCCTCCACTTCCTCGGAGAATGCCTCGACCCAACCCGGCTTCAAACCGAATATGTCGTCCGCGAACCAAACGTGATCGGGCTCGATGGTCCCCTTGAGCCACGAAAGCTCCTCGGCGACCGCCGCCGGGGACCGGACGTTGTAACGTTGTCCGTAGATTGGCTTCGCACACCAGTTGCAGCGATAGGGGCAGCCGCGGGTGGTGACCATGTTGATGGAAAAGCGCGTATGTCGGGCCCTCCAGGCCCGGCGGTAGCGCGCGATGTCCACGAGGTCCCAGGCGGGGAACGGGAGCTCGTCGAGATTACGCAGGAATCCGCGCGCCGATGTCTTCACGACGCGTCCATCGGGATCGACAAACGCGAGCCCGGCCACTCGTTTCGCTTCATCACCGTTGCCCGACGATAGCGCCTCGGCGAGCTCGAAGAGTGTTTGCTCGCCTTCTCCAAGGATGGCGAAATCCATCGGCGTCTCCAGATAGGACTCCAGGTGATCGGTGGCGTCCGAGCCGTGCACCACGACGAGTGCTCCCCTGGCTCTGGCGAGCCTGGCTTTCGTGCGCGCGGCTTCACGCATGTTGGTGAGACACATCTTGGACAGATAATTGAAGTCGTCCTCGTAAATGGCGACGAGATCCGGACGGAAGCTTTCGAGGTGGGCCTCGAACTCGGCATGGCCCGAGACCAGCATCGAGTCCGAGAGGCGCACGTCGTGCCCGCCCTGCCTGAGCCTCGCCGCAGCGTACAGCGTTCCGAGAGGTGGATAGGGCTCGAGGTTCGACGCCTGTTTGGGATCCAGCTCGAGCTGGTAGGCGGGCGAGAAGAGAACTTTCATTCGACCTTATGGTAGCTCAAGCAGGGTGATGACCAACTCAGCCCACCCTGTGCGAGCGGAGCGTTCGACTTCGCCAAGGCTTCGTCGAAACCGCGATTAAAGGTCCCGCCACGGCATTGAGTACTCTATTGGAAAAAGTCCCTGAGCTATACTCGGCGCGGCCGATGATGAGGACCGCGCTCTGTCTCGCCCTAGCGGTGTCTGCGTCTGCTTCCGAGCGAATCCGGTACGGTGGAGAGCTGATCGTCAATTACTCCGCCCGCGACGAAGGCTATTTCAATTTCGTGCAGTACGACCGCAGCGGCCTGAGAATCTTTCGCGTCAACTTCGCCGCCGAGCTCCACGCGAACGATCATTTCGCCTTCCTGACCGAGATTCGAACCGACAATCTCGATGTGCCCTTACCCTACGCGCTCTACGTTCGCCTGAAGCCGTGGCCCGAGCGTTCGGTAGACATCGAGGTTGGACGGATTCCTCCGGTCTTCGGTGCGTTTGCGCGGCGACGCTACGAACAGGACAATCCTCTCATCGGTTACCCCCTCGCCTATCAATACCCCACGGTGATGCGAGCCGACGCCGCGCCGGCGTCGGTATCGGAGCTCTTGTCGCAAAGAGGCAGGGGGGCCATGGTCTACTATTCGATCGGCGAGCGATCGTTGAGCTCGGGTCTTCCCATATTCAACCCTTTGAAATGGGATACGGGTGCCTCGGTGCGCGCGGCCAACCAACGGCTCGAGGGCGCGCTGGCGGTGACTCAAGGCACGGTGACGAATCCTCTGGTCCGGGACGACAACTCGGGAAAGCAGCTCGCCGGTCGCCTGGGATGGCGTCCCGGTCCGGCGTGGATCGTCGGGGTCTCGGGAGCGCGAGGCGCCTACGTGAGCGACGAGGTCGGTGCCGAGGGCTTCCAAACGGCGTGGGGAATGGACGCGGAGTTCTCGCAGGGTTACTGGATCCTCCGTTCGGAGCTGATCTGGAGCCGCTGGGACGCCCCTACGCTCGACGTGGGACCGCTCGACGCGCTCGCGTGGATGCTCGAAGGTCGATACAAGCTCGGTCCAGGTTTCTATGTGGCCGGTCGAGCCGATCACATCGGCTTCTCGCAAATCGTTGCGACGTGGGACGCGCCGGTGAGCCGGTTCGAGATCGGTGTGGGCTACAACTTCCACCGCCATGTGCTCGGCAAGTTCTCGATTCAGCACAACCGCAGGGACGGCGGGCGGGTAAGGTCGGACACGATTCCCGCGGCCCAAGTCCTCTTCTGGTTCTGACGGATGGCGGAACTGAGGCGAGTCGTGTTTGCGTCTCTTCCCTCGGCTCGAATCGTTGGGCTCGCCCTCGCCTCGGTCCTCGTAGGAGTAGGGGGCGCGGGACCGGCCGACCCTACGACCGGAGCCATCGTCGGGCGTGTGGACGTCAAGCTTCCATTGGGCCCGCCGCGCGAGCGTCCCTCGATCCGGGGGTCGAGCTCTTTGACCACCACCGATAGGGGGCGCCCCGATAGAAGGCAGAGCGTCGTCTACATCGCGGTAGCTCAACAGGGCGCTTTCGAAGCGAGCGCGAGGCGGCGCGCGACCCTCGACCAGAGGCAAGAGACTTTCGTTCCCTACGTTTTGCCGATCACCGCGGGAACGTCGGTGGATTTTCCCAACAGCGATCCTTTCTTTCACAATGTCTTTTCCCTTTCCAAGGCGAAGCGCTTCGATTTGGGCCGCTACCCGAAGGGCGAGACCAAGTCGGTGCGTTTCGACGAGCCCGGCGTCGTTCGCGTGTTCTGCGAGATTCACTCGCATATGAGTGCATTCGTGCTCGTCTTCACGCATCGTTACTTCGATGCGACCGAGCCCGATGGTTCCTACCGCATCGACGGCGTGGCCCCGGGGACTTATGATGTCGTGGTCTGGACCGACGGGGAGGATCGGGTGCGCCGGAGCGTAAGGGTGAATGGGGGAGAGACGACCGAGGTGGATTTCGTAGTCGAGTGAAGCGCGCGTGAAAGCCATATCGTCTCTCAAGAACCGCGTCTTTCTGGCCTCGGCATTCGTGGCCGTCCTGTCCATCGCGCTCGGGACGCATCTGGTTACCGTGCGTGTCCGGGCGGAGGCCGAGGCGGAGCTCGAAAGAGATCTGACGCGGGCCGCGGAGCTTCTGGCAGAACATTACCGCTCGCGCACCGAGACCCTCCATCAGATGGCCTGGCTCCTGGCCGACCTGCCGAGACTCAAAGCCGCCGTCGCGACCGGGGACGGCCCGACGGTCGAGCCCATCGCCCGCGATTACAAAGATCGCGTCGGACTGGACATCGTCGAGATCCGTGACGACGAAGGTGAAGTGCTGGTAACCCTCGGCCGCCGAGGTGCCATGGAGGCCATCGAGCTGGCGACCCTCCCCATCGCCGTCGGCCCGGAGCCCATGGAGGAGCTGGGCACCCTGAGCGTTGGTTTCTACCTGGACGACGCGCTGGTGCGGGAGATGCAAGCCATCACCCAGAGTGAGATCGCGCTCGTTGCCGACAGACGAATCGTAGCCGCCACGCTGCCGATGGATGCTCGGCCCCTTCATGACGATGATTACGCCGTGAGGGAGGTGGCTATCGGCGAGGGAGGCCTCGAGGCCTTCGTCATGCGCTCGCGCAGCGAGCGACTGTCGTTTCTGACCACGTTTCGCCAGGGGCTCGTCGTCTCCGCGCTCTTCGGCATCCTCCTCGCCGTCATCTTGAGCTATGCCGTTGCCCGAACCGTTACCCGGCCGCTGGGGGTGATCTCGGAAGCGATGAGAGAGATGACTTCGACGGGTGATCTGACACGGAAGATCGAGCTCAGGGGAGTCCTCGTGGACGAGGATGCCACGCTCCTGGCATCGGCGTTCAATCGTCTGACCGATGCCATCGCTCAGTTCCAGCGTGAGGCGGCTTCGAAGGAAAGACTTTCCGCGCTCGGAAGGATGTCGACGGTACTGGCGCACGAGATCCGCAATCCTTTGATGATCATCAAGGCCTCGCTTCGCAGCCTACGTCGCGAAAAACCCTCGAGCGAAGAAGTGGAGGAAGCCGCGTTCGACATCGACCACGAAGTCACTCGGTTGAATCGAATGGTGGGCGACGTGCTCGATTTCGCGCGGCCGATCAAGCTCGACCTGCAACCGGCCGATTTGAATGCCATCTGCACCAGCGCCGCCGAGGCCGCCTTCATCGGTGCCGACTCCCTCAGATACGAGCTCCGTCTCGACGATCGTCTCCCCTTGGTGGTGACCGACGGGGAGCGCCTTCGCACCGCGCTGGTCAACATCCTCGCCAACGCCAGGGAAGCGGTGGTCGCCGCGCCCCCGCGAAGCGGT
Proteins encoded in this region:
- a CDS encoding oligosaccharide flippase family protein; this translates as MSELTRKALAAGSTKLAWDVLGRLFGFLLSILLARSLGASGFGSYAVYWYGAFMIAQLTDLGLHLVSLRAMSSSPSTKVLASAVAAKLMLTGIVAAGSFVYSPSRLLLLLLAAQLLGSWVELFGVALRSRGLVGREGALLALLRGGWILAAAWTITRGESVENLALGLATASLVVLLLALAAAAATIREWGRASTAGAATLLREAVPLATTGVITLVYLRADLFIVSALRGSYEAGVFQAAFRLFEATFVVSGGLAAGTFPLLASRFGRSDFASLARLLLAWSLALALPIVVAFTLFAETLTVAFYGEGFREAANPLVYLGITLLAVFVNASTTHVLIAAHRMRRLVAAIAVRLAVGVAFDVMLVPSYGATGAAIAVLIAELSLTIVSSSLMADLVLFPAKPNTLETQELSSCS
- a CDS encoding radical SAM protein; this encodes MKVLFSPAYQLELDPKQASNLEPYPPLGTLYAAARLRQGGHDVRLSDSMLVSGHAEFEAHLESFRPDLVAIYEDDFNYLSKMCLTNMREAARTKARLARARGALVVVHGSDATDHLESYLETPMDFAILGEGEQTLFELAEALSSGNGDEAKRVAGLAFVDPDGRVVKTSARGFLRNLDELPFPAWDLVDIARYRRAWRARHTRFSINMVTTRGCPYRCNWCAKPIYGQRYNVRSPAAVAEELSWLKGTIEPDHVWFADDIFGLKPGWVEAFSEEVEARGCATPYKVQARVDLIDDGVARALRRSGCESVWVGAESGSQRILDAMDKGTTVEQIVDATRLLRAEGMAVGFFLQFGYPGEVWSDIARTRSLVRDAAPDEIGISVSYPLPGTPFYERVRAELAVKSNWAHSDDLDLMFVGTYPPEFYRALYRLVHSEFRLRRELRRLPHPLRLARCLANLARWTAARIALSRWSRKGNPEVRSRRPTVEGGHEVPPRRPPPSRLRRSRRSSSEGGFEAESR
- a CDS encoding carboxypeptidase regulatory-like domain-containing protein, with the translated sequence MFASLPSARIVGLALASVLVGVGGAGPADPTTGAIVGRVDVKLPLGPPRERPSIRGSSSLTTTDRGRPDRRQSVVYIAVAQQGAFEASARRRATLDQRQETFVPYVLPITAGTSVDFPNSDPFFHNVFSLSKAKRFDLGRYPKGETKSVRFDEPGVVRVFCEIHSHMSAFVLVFTHRYFDATEPDGSYRIDGVAPGTYDVVVWTDGEDRVRRSVRVNGGETTEVDFVVE
- a CDS encoding ATP-binding protein, which translates into the protein MKAISSLKNRVFLASAFVAVLSIALGTHLVTVRVRAEAEAELERDLTRAAELLAEHYRSRTETLHQMAWLLADLPRLKAAVATGDGPTVEPIARDYKDRVGLDIVEIRDDEGEVLVTLGRRGAMEAIELATLPIAVGPEPMEELGTLSVGFYLDDALVREMQAITQSEIALVADRRIVAATLPMDARPLHDDDYAVREVAIGEGGLEAFVMRSRSERLSFLTTFRQGLVVSALFGILLAVILSYAVARTVTRPLGVISEAMREMTSTGDLTRKIELRGVLVDEDATLLASAFNRLTDAIAQFQREAASKERLSALGRMSTVLAHEIRNPLMIIKASLRSLRREKPSSEEVEEAAFDIDHEVTRLNRMVGDVLDFARPIKLDLQPADLNAICTSAAEAAFIGADSLRYELRLDDRLPLVVTDGERLRTALVNILANAREAVVAAPPRSGNHDADVELETRIERSDAISIFVRDRGVGIPPEDLPKIFEPYFTAKRSGTGLGLAITKNIVESLGGSVVARSRPSAGTEIEIGLRSKFPDGTGV